The Tumebacillus amylolyticus DNA segment AAATCAGTGGCGTCCAGCATCAAACTCTAATAGAGAGGAGGTGAAACCTTGGTAGCTCCCAGCAAAGTTGTCGGCCAGATCGGGAACCAGCTCTGGACGACGTTCTTCCTGTTCGACAATGCGATAGCCAACCCAGACGGCGCCCTTGTTGCAGACTTCGAACGTATGTACGAGACCGACGAGACGGTCGCAGCGGCGATCGACTTCATGATCCTCGCTGTTCTCAACAAGCTCGACCGATATACCAACGAATCCGACCCGAAGATCCAGCAGTTCGTCAACGACTGCATGGAAGGGATGAAGGGATCACTGAACCAAGCCTGCTCCGATATCCTGACAGCAATCTGGGCGGGGTACAGCGGCACAGAAATCGTTTGGAAAGCGTCCGGCGATCGTATCGTGATCGATAAACTGGTCACATACCACCCGCGAACCGTCATGTTCAACCTCGACCGTCAGACCGGCGAGCTTGCAGACGAACCGATCACCCAATGGCGATGGTTTGACGGGCAACACGTCAAGATACCGAAGAACAAGAGCCTCATCTTCACCCACGGCATCGGTGGGTTCGGGAATCCTTACGGTCGTTCTCAACTCAAACGCGGGCGGAAGAACTGGCTGCTGAAAGACCCGATCCTCAAGATGTGGGTCAACGCTTTGGACAAGTACGGCACGCCGTTGGTCGCCGCGATGGTGCCAAGCGGAGAGATCCGCGATCCTGATAATCCCGGAACAATCGAT contains these protein-coding regions:
- a CDS encoding phage portal protein family protein; this encodes MVAPSKVVGQIGNQLWTTFFLFDNAIANPDGALVADFERMYETDETVAAAIDFMILAVLNKLDRYTNESDPKIQQFVNDCMEGMKGSLNQACSDILTAIWAGYSGTEIVWKASGDRIVIDKLVTYHPRTVMFNLDRQTGELADEPITQWRWFDGQHVKIPKNKSLIFTHGIGGFGNPYGRSQLKRGRKNWLLKDPILKMWVNALDKYGTPLVAAMVPSGEIRDPDNPGTIDEPNYISNVEYMSRVLANLQNGTGLAMEAGTDEQKTDVKFHGAGAGLGDAFERAVTYTNKMLFRSVLCPSLLFDEGQRSGSYALGQSHFDIFTMMLDAIFRQLVDVLIEQLIRPLIEMNFGPQKNYGTFPEREISNDDKDKLANVFEAMTNSGYLNPEQEEHLHHVQTKLGFPLTKPEDMESKQTEITARYGHYLRDEEDVDPDQQKPPATKETA